Within Deinococcus budaensis, the genomic segment ACCAGTTCGCGTTCGGCGGGGCGCTCGATCAGTACGGCATCGTGCCGCGTGATCCGGGGCGGCTGGAGAACGTGCTGACCGCGCCTTTCTTGCACGGGGGCTTCGGGCACCTGCTCGCCAACAGCGCGCCGCTGGCGGTGCTGGCCTGGATGAGCGCGGTGCGGGGCGCGGGGCGCTTTCTGGTCACCACAGCGCTGATCGTGCTGGTCGGCGGCGGGCTGGTGTGGCTGCTGGGGCGCGGCGGGAGCCTGCACCTGGGAGCCAGCCTGCTGGTGTTCGGCTACCTCGCCTACCTGATCGGCGTGGGCTGGTGGGAGCGGACGCCGGGGGCGATTCTTGCCGCCGCGCTGGCACTTTTCCTGTACGGCGGGGCGCTGTGGGGCCTGCTGCCGACCCAGCCGGGCATCTCCTGGGAAGCGCACCTGTTCGGCTTCCTGGCCGGGCTGCTCGCGGCGGCGCTGGGGCACCGCAGGCGGCCCGCCCGGGCCTCTCAGGTCAAGCCGTACTCGCCGCGCTGAAGGCCCGCTCGCACGCGTTCCACCAGCCGCGTCTGCTCGGGCCAGAAGAGGGGCGGCACCCGGTCCAGCGCGGCCCACTCCAGCCGGAAGCCGGGTTCCAGCGCTGGACCACCGGCCTCCCCGGTCACGCCCAGGAAATAGCGGGTGACCTGCCAGCGCGTCCGGGCGTAGTTCTGCCGCTCCAGCACCCCCAGGTCCGCGACCAGCCGCACGGCCGTCAGCCCGGCCTCCTCGTGCAGCTCGCGGCGGAGGGCCTGCTCGTGGGTCTCGCTGCCTTCCAGGCCGCCCTTGGGAAGCTGGGCATATTCGCCGGGTTCGATCACCAGCGCGACCCGCCACCCGTCGCTGGGCCGCAGCACGACCGCGCCGACGCTGGGGCGCTCGGGCAGACCTGGAGGGCGGACATAGAAGCTCGCGTCGGGCGGGGGCAGCCTCACAGCGTCACCAGCCCGTCCGGCGTTTCGAGCGTGGCTGCCAGCTCCGGCTGGGGCGCCTCGTAGACCTCCACCTCACCGGCCAGGGCCAGCCGGTCCAGCATGGCCCGCAGCCCGTCCGGGTCGGGGGTGCCCAGGCGCAGGGTGAGCAGGCGCACCCCGGCGTCGGGCAGGCGCGTGGGCGGGGGCGGCGTGTGCCACGCGATCAGGCTGGGGATGACCCCGCCGCCCGGCAGGGAGCCGTCGGCCGGGACGCTGAGCGTCCAGCGGTTCTCGCCGCGCGACAACTCCAGCGCCTCTCCGTGCGGCGCGGGGCCGGGGCTGCCCAGCGCAGGCACCCGCGCGACCCAGTGGAGCAGCAGGGGGCCGTCTTCCAGCCGTTCTTGCGTGCCGGGCGTGTCCAGCCCGAACCAGCGTGGACGGGCCGGAGCCGGAGCCGCCGGGTTCACCGCGATAACTTCCAGGTACGCGGCCGGCCCCAGCGACAGCAGCGCGTTGTGGGTGCCGAACAGGGCGTGTTCGCCGCCAGGCTGCGTGGGCACGCCCAGGCGGCCTTCCAGCCACGCCCGGCCTTCGTCCAGCGTGCGGGCGGCGATCACGAGGTGGTCGAGGGTGGCCGTCATGGGGGCAGGATAGCCGGAGCGCCCCGGACCCCTCAGGCCCCGCGCGGACGGCTCATGCCCGCCAGGTCGCCCAGCAGGATCGCGGCGGCCTTCTCGCCGCTTTCCATCGCCCCCTGCACGCTGCTCATGGAGGTGACCTCGGACGCGAGCAGCACGCCGGGCAGCGCGGTCGCGTGGCCGGGCAGGGTGGCCGCGTACTCGGGCGGCTGCGGAAACTGGGCGAACCCGATGTGTTCGGTGTGCAGGGTCCGCAGCTCCCTGACGCCTTCCCCGTACCACTGCGACAGCTCGACGCGCACCCGGGCGTCGAGCGAGGCGTCGTCGAGGTCAGGCAGCCCCGGCAGCGACTCGTGCAGCACAGTCACGGTCAACAGTTCCTGCCCGGCGGGCGCCCGCTCCGGAATCAGGCGGCTGGTCCACTGGGCGTTGTTGATCAGGCCCGCTTCGGCGTTCAGCAGCAGCCGGGGCTGCGGGTCGAGGGGACGCGGCGCGGCGTAGTACAGGTAGCTGCTGCCCAGCCGCCCGCGCGAGACCGGCTCGCCCGTCAGGGCCTGCGCGCTCTGCGCGTCGGTGGCGACGATCACCTGCCGGGCGTCGAGGTCCCCGGCGGAGGTGGCGGCGGTGACGTGGCTCCCGTGTGCCGTCAACCGGGTCACCCGCACGCCAGCCGTGACCTCCAGCCCCTGCGCGAGTTGCCGGGTCAGCGCCCCGATCCCCGCGCGGGGCAGCGCCGCGCCGCCGTCCATCAGCATCCGGAAGTAGTACCGGAAGAGCCGCGCGCTCGCACTCAGGTCGCGCTGCAGAAAGATGCCGCCGAAAAAGGGCCGGAAGAAGTGGTCGAGCGCGCGGTCGCTGAAGCCCTGGCGCCGCAGGTAGTCCTCGGTGGTCTCGTCGGGACCGGCGAGCAGGGCGTGAGGCGGGGGCACCCGCAGCCGGGCCGCCAGCCGCGCCACCCGCAGCTTGTCCCCCAGGCCCAGCGCGCGGGTGCTCAGGGTCGAGGGCAGGCTGGCAGGGTCGCGCAAGGGGTCCCCCAACACGTCGGCCCGCCGCCCGCGCCGCACCACGCCCGCCGGAGGCACCGTCACCAGGTCGAGCGCGTCCAGGTCGGCGTGGCGCCGCAGCGCCGGGTAGGCGGGAAACAGCACCTGATACCCCGCGTCCAGCGTGAAGCCGTCTACCGTCCGCGACTGCACCCGCCCGCCGACCTCTTGCCCCGCCTCCAGCACCCGCACCCGCCGCCCTGCCTGCGTCAGCACCCGCGCCGCCGTGAGGCCCGCCAGCCCCGACCCGATCACCAGAATGTCCCCCATGCCGGGAAGCCTAGCAGGGGCGCGCCGCGCGTTCAGGACCCGGGCACCTGCCCAGAGCGCGGCCGAGGGAGCCTGACCTCCCCACCGGGGTCTTTGGCTGCGGCGACCAGCCTGGCCACGCGGCGAGGCGGCAAACGACCGGACGCAGGCCGGGGCGGTCGGCCCGCCGGGCAGGCGTTCAGGGACCGCGCCCCTGGGCCAGCGGGCGGCCCTCCAGGTCCGCGACGCTGAAGGCGTAGCTCTGCGGCTTCAGGTCGCGCCAGCCGACCCGCAGGTCCAGACAGGACTCCGGCAGCCGCACGTCGCGGGCGGCAGGGTAGCTTCCCGCGTCCTGGCGGTGGGTTTCCAGCACCCGGTCCAGGTCGTTCGCGCAGTGCTGCCCGGCCGCGCGCATCACGACCTCGTCCGGGCGGGAGCCGGAGACCGCGCCCGACCCGGCGTCCCCCAGCGCCTGAACCTGGGCTTCCAGCGCCGCCACCCTGGCCGCCAGCCGGGCCGTCTCGGCGCGGGCCTCCCGGTCCTGACAGCCGCTCAGCAACGCCGGCAGCAGCAGAGGAAAGACGCGCCACATGCCCGCAGGCTAGCGGGCGCCGCCCCCGCCCCGCGCGGCATGAGCAAACGCTCAAGGCCCCGGGGGTCAGCGCCCGGCTGCGCCCCGGCTCAGCGGTCGAGCACGCTCACAACTTCCACGTGGCTGGTCTGGGGGTAAAAGTCGTGCGGGGTCACCGACCCCAGCTTCCACCCGCGCTGCACGAAGCCCCCCACGTCCCGCGCCCAGGTCGCGGGGTCACAGCTCACGTACACCAGGCGGTCGGCGGTGCTGGCCTGGATGTGCTCGCGGGCCTCCGGCTCCA encodes:
- a CDS encoding rhomboid family intramembrane serine protease; this encodes MRPPHTPRRRLPVGQATLLTALLLGGVWAQELVDQFAFGGALDQYGIVPRDPGRLENVLTAPFLHGGFGHLLANSAPLAVLAWMSAVRGAGRFLVTTALIVLVGGGLVWLLGRGGSLHLGASLLVFGYLAYLIGVGWWERTPGAILAAALALFLYGGALWGLLPTQPGISWEAHLFGFLAGLLAAALGHRRRPARASQVKPYSPR
- a CDS encoding NUDIX domain-containing protein, translating into MRLPPPDASFYVRPPGLPERPSVGAVVLRPSDGWRVALVIEPGEYAQLPKGGLEGSETHEQALRRELHEEAGLTAVRLVADLGVLERQNYARTRWQVTRYFLGVTGEAGGPALEPGFRLEWAALDRVPPLFWPEQTRLVERVRAGLQRGEYGLT
- a CDS encoding VOC family protein, whose amino-acid sequence is MTATLDHLVIAARTLDEGRAWLEGRLGVPTQPGGEHALFGTHNALLSLGPAAYLEVIAVNPAAPAPARPRWFGLDTPGTQERLEDGPLLLHWVARVPALGSPGPAPHGEALELSRGENRWTLSVPADGSLPGGGVIPSLIAWHTPPPPTRLPDAGVRLLTLRLGTPDPDGLRAMLDRLALAGEVEVYEAPQPELAATLETPDGLVTL
- a CDS encoding NAD(P)/FAD-dependent oxidoreductase produces the protein MGDILVIGSGLAGLTAARVLTQAGRRVRVLEAGQEVGGRVQSRTVDGFTLDAGYQVLFPAYPALRRHADLDALDLVTVPPAGVVRRGRRADVLGDPLRDPASLPSTLSTRALGLGDKLRVARLAARLRVPPPHALLAGPDETTEDYLRRQGFSDRALDHFFRPFFGGIFLQRDLSASARLFRYYFRMLMDGGAALPRAGIGALTRQLAQGLEVTAGVRVTRLTAHGSHVTAATSAGDLDARQVIVATDAQSAQALTGEPVSRGRLGSSYLYYAAPRPLDPQPRLLLNAEAGLINNAQWTSRLIPERAPAGQELLTVTVLHESLPGLPDLDDASLDARVRVELSQWYGEGVRELRTLHTEHIGFAQFPQPPEYAATLPGHATALPGVLLASEVTSMSSVQGAMESGEKAAAILLGDLAGMSRPRGA